CGCTGAAATCCTGGGCGTGCGCCGCGCGACCCTATCGGACCTGGTCAACGAGAAGGCGTCACTCTCGCCTGAAATGGCGCTCAGGATCGAAAAGGCGTTCGGCCTGAACATGGATACGATGCTGCGGATTCAGGCCTGGCACGACACCTACACGATGCGCGAACAGGCCGACGCGATCGACGTGCAGCCCTACGAGCCCGCGTGAGAGAAGCCTGATCTGTCTTCTTAGCCTTCTTGCCCCTCACGCCCCCACAAACGTCACCGCCACCACCCCCAGCGTCCCGAAATCCGCATGGGCCGTGTCGCCCGGCTGCACCGGGTAGATCTTCGTGCAGCTGCCGGTCGAGACGATCTCCCCCGCCTTCAGCCCGTCCCGGGTCCGCTGCCGGTTGGCGAGCCAGACCAGCGCGCGGAACGGGTTGCCCATGACGCGGGCCCCCGTGCCGGCGCCGCGTTCGGTCCCGTTCACCGACAGGCGCATCGTGTGGCCGGCCAGATCGAAATCCCGCCAGTTGTCGCGGAACGTGCCGGTGACGATATGCATGCCGAAGCCGCTGTCGGCGGTCAGCGTCGCGCGGGACAGCACCTCGCCGATGGCGCCCTGGAACCTTGTGCCCGCGACCTCGATGGCCGGCGCGAGGGCGGATACCGCCGCCGCGACCTCCGCGTCGCTGTAATCGGTCGCGCGCGGCGGCAGGTCCCTGCCCAGCCGCAGGGCGAATTCGCATTCGATGGCGGGGCTGTGCGCCGGGTGCACCGGCATGTTGGCGTAGTTGGGGAAGAAGCCGCCGGCGGGGATTTTCGCCGCGCCCGGTTCGCTGGTGCCCAGCCGCTGCTGCGATTCCTGGCTGGTGCCGCCGATCTTCCAGCCGCCGCAGCGTTCGTCCAGCAGGGTCCAGACCCGGTCCTGCACCGCCTGCGCCGCCGCCATGTCGTCCGGCAGTTCCCCCGGCGCCAGCGTTACCGTATCGCCGCCGCGC
This portion of the Alphaproteobacteria bacterium genome encodes:
- a CDS encoding HigA family addiction module antitoxin — encoded protein: MNEPVKIGMKPSHPGEFIREEILKELGLSVTKAAEILGVRRATLSDLVNEKASLSPEMALRIEKAFGLNMDTMLRIQAWHDTYTMREQADAIDVQPYEPA
- a CDS encoding fumarylacetoacetate hydrolase family protein produces the protein MADLAARLVAARRGGDTVTLAPGELPDDMAAAQAVQDRVWTLLDERCGGWKIGGTSQESQQRLGTSEPGAAKIPAGGFFPNYANMPVHPAHSPAIECEFALRLGRDLPPRATDYSDAEVAAAVSALAPAIEVAGTRFQGAIGEVLSRATLTADSGFGMHIVTGTFRDNWRDFDLAGHTMRLSVNGTERGAGTGARVMGNPFRALVWLANRQRTRDGLKAGEIVSTGSCTKIYPVQPGDTAHADFGTLGVVAVTFVGA